Genomic window (Dyadobacter fanqingshengii):
TGATGAATTCTGCACCCGATCTTCAAAACCCTAATTATCTCCGCAAGACATACAATGATGGCTCGTATCCAAGCACTGGAAAACTGTATCGCAACGAAGGCACGGGCGCAAACGGAATTCCCGTATTCACCAATATATCCAAAGATGCAGGCATAAAATACGAAGGGTTGGGCCTGGGTCTGGCAATAAGTGACTTAAATAAAGATGGTTACCCGGATATTTACTGCTCCAATGACTTCATCAGCAGCGACATATTGTATCTGAACAATGGCGCTAAAACTACGGCAGCGCCCGGCTTTGACAATGTGATCCGTGAGGCAACGGCGCATACCAGTTTGTTTGGAATGGGGCTGGATGTGGCCGATATCAATAACGACACTTACCCGGATATTTTTCAGCTGGATATGCTTCCTGAAGATAATTTTCGTCAAAAGAAAATGCTGGCGGGACAGGATTACGACCGGAAGGAAATGAGCATTTCGGACCAGTATGGTTACCAATTGCAGTACATGCGGAATATGTTGCAACTGCACCAGGGGCCAGCTCCGGGAGATGGCGGAATGCCGGTTTTCAGTGAAATTGGTTTGTTGGCGGGAATCGCTAAAACCGATTGGAGTTGGGCGCCGCTGATTGCGGATTTTGATAACGACGGACAAAAAGACATCTTCATCACCAATGGTTACCGCCGCGACGTGACGGACCGTGATTTCATCCAGTTTAAAGAAGATTTTTCAAATTTTGGCACCAATAACTTCAAGCAGCAGAATGCATTGGAACTGATCAAAAAAGTGCCTGAGGTGCAGATCGCCAACTATGCCTATAAGAACGCAGGTAACCTCACATTTTCCAACACTTCCGAAGATTGGGGACTCGACGAACTTTCCTATTCCAACGGAGCCGCCTATGCCGATCTGGACGGTGACGGTGACCTGGATCTGGTTGTCAACAACATTGATTCCGAAGCATTTATATATCAAAATAACAGCCGGGAAAAAGGAACATCAAATTTCCTGAGCATTGCATTTGAGGGAGCCAAGGGCAACTTATCCGGGATCGGCAGCAAGGTGACAATCTGGACTGGTAAGGCGAAGCAATATGCCGAATTGAGTGTTGTGCGGGGATTTCAGTCTTCGGTGGATCCGATATTGCATTTTGGAGTCGGGGATAAAACTTTGATTGACAGTCTGGAAGTTGTGTGGCCGGGGGGGAAATCGCAAAAACGCTATAAGATTGTTGCGAACAAGCGGTTGACTTTAAGTCAGCGAGAGGCATTGGATTCAGGAAAACTTGTCTTAATTAAACCGCATTTAAAACCCTATTTTACTGATATTACGAAACAGGTAAACATTGGTTTCCAGCATGTGGAAGGCAATTTTGTTGATTTTAAACAAACGGCCACCATGCACAAAATGCTGTCCAAAAGCGGTTTCGCGATTGCGTCGGGCGATGTGAATGGAGATGGTTTGGATGATGTTTTCGCAGGTGGGAGTTATCGCGGTGGTAAGCCGACGATTCTTCTGCAAACCGCCAACGGTCGGTTTGAAAAGCGCATTGTTTCCCAGGATTCTTTGCATGAAAATGCTGCCGCTGTTTTCCTGGACGCCGATCGGGATGGCGACCTCGATCTGCTGGTTTCCAACGGAGGGAATGAACTGCCCGCGACGGAGAAGGCTTTTTACAATGTGCAATTGTATCGGAATAATGGTAAGGGAAACTTCTCACCAGCAGCTAAGAATGTCTTTCCGGACATTTCGCTAAGCAGTTCCTGCATGGTAACCAATGATTTTGACAAAGACGGCGATCTGGACATTTTCATCGGCGGGCGCAGCGTTCCGGGCAAATATCCGCTTCCTGCCAGCAGTTATCTGCTTAGGAATGATTCCAAAAACGGACAGCCGCATTTTACCAATATAACCTCCCAATTTTGTCCTGAACTCCTCAACGTAGGCATGGTTTGCGATGCATTGTGGGCGGATACGAATCAGGATGGGTTCGACGATCTTGTGCTTGCGGGTGAGTGGATGCCAATCCGGATCTTTGAAAACAAAAAAGGCAAATCACTGCAATCTCAAAAAGCGCCAAATGGGTTGAACAATTTTACGGGCTGGTGGAACAGTCTTGCAGCCGGTGATTTTGACCACGATGGTGACATCGATTTCATTGCCGGAAATGAAGGATTAAACACATTCTACCGAGCCTCTGAGAAGGAGCCGATCAAAATTGTCGCGAAAGATTTCAACGGCGATGGCACTTTCGATCCGCTGATGGGATATTTTATCCAGGATCAACGCTACCCGAGTGTGCCGCGCGACGCATTAAATCAGCAAGTGATTCAGTTTCGCCGCAAATTCCCCCATTATGCAGACTATGCGCAGGTAACTTTTGATAACCTGCTTTCCACTGAGGAAACCAAAGATGCATATGCAGCCGAGGTAACTTACTTGCAGAGTGCCTATATGGAGAACGTGGGCCAAGGAAATTATAAGATACACGCGTTGCCGGTTGAAGCGCAGAAATCGCCTGTTTTCGGGATCGTAACGGGTGATGTAAATGCAGACGGCCACGAAGATGTGATCCTGACAGGCAACTTTTATCCCAATGAAGTCAATATGGGCAGGCAAGATGCTTCGACCGGGCTGCTGCTTTTGGGAAATGGAAAAGGAAAATTCACTCCAACAAATTGCGCCACAAGTGGATTAATGATCCACGGCGACGCCCGAAAAAGTATTTTCATCAAGAGTAATAATCGGGAAAAGTGGCTCCTTACCGCTATCAATTCGGACGTTATTCAAGTTAATAGGCTAAATAAAATCAAATAATGGAGAAAAGGTGTTCATGCAACCATTATCCATGTTGCCGGCTCAATTACGCTTCACTTCTGCTTTTCGCATAGGCATGGCATCGATCAGGCCGAACAATTTTTCAGCCTTTACGATTTCGTCGGATCGTAACTTTTCACCGCCGTCGCGGCCGATCAGGAGAAATGTAAACTTGCTTGTGCTGTCGATTTCCCATTTTCGCCATTCGGAGCGATTTTCCTCATTATAAGGGATGGATTTAATCTTGATATCCCGCTCGTTAATGCCTTTCTGAGATGCGCTGAGCGTCTCTACCTGCGACTTCCATATTGCTTCACCGCTTTCAGTGTAAAAAAGCAGAACCTTGCGTGGTTGATCGGCCATGAGCGATGCGATGAGTATTAATCCCAATAGTGTTTTCATAACTGCATTGTCAAAAAAAGTCTGCCAATGATGAAATCAATAAGGCAGTCACATTGGCTATTTTCGTGTCACGTGAGAAGTTCAGCACACATTAATATAGCATCCTTCCGAAAGTGATCTACATCACGTAACGCCCTGCGGATTCCTGCGCTCCTTTGTGCTATCAAATTATTAACTGATAACATAAAGAAAATGGAAACAAAAAGATTTGCAGTCGAAGGTTCGCAAAGCAGCATCGACTGGACAGGAAAAAAAGTTACAGGCGCACATAATGGCACCATTGACATTAAAGCGGGCGAACTGCTGTTAAATGATGGGAAGTTGGCCGGAGGAAATTTCGTCATCGACACAACTTCAATCAAAATTCTGGACATTACTGATCCGGGTTATAATGCACAATTTGCAAGCCACCTGTTTTCAGCGGATTTTTTCTCGACAGAAGATTTTCCCGAAGCGCAATTTGTAATTACTGAGGCAGATCACCTCGCGGGTGAGGGCTATTTGATCACTGGCGATCTGACCATTAAAGGTATTACACACGAGATCTCCTTCCGGGCCGAGGTACATGTTTCGGGTGACAGGATCACTGCTGCCGGCAAAATCGTGGTTGATCGTACGCACTACGACATGAAGTTCCGTTCAGGTAACTTCTTCACCAACCTGGGCGACACGCTCATTTACAACGAATTTGAACTTGAAGTACAATTGACTGCATTCGCAGTCCTTTAAGATTCACAATGATGCCATAAGTAACAAAAACCGGCGCATACCGGCTAAACTGAAAGCACAATGACTAATCACACAGATCACGCAGCGGCTATTGCTGCTGTATTATCGGACTATTTTAAGGGGGTTTTTAAAGGCGACATTAACCGCCTCCGCAGCGTATTTCACCCGCAGGCACTGGTGGCCGGAGATGTGAACGGACAAGGTTATTTCAAAACACTGGAACAATATCTCGACGGTGTTAAGAACAGAAAAAGCCCTTTTGAACTTGGGGAAAGCTATCGCATGGAAATTATTTCCATTGAAGTCATCAACCTGATCGCTGTTGCAAAGCTCCGTCTGCCCATGTTTGAATTTAATTATTACGATCTGTTGTCGTTGACGATAGTTGATGGAAAATGGGTGATTGTGAACAAGTTATTAACCAATGTATCCGTCGTCCCGGGTGATATCTCCCCACAGGCCAGTCAGGAATAGCAGTAGTCGGCTACGGCTTGATAGAGAGAATGTCCTGATACTTTTCTTCCGGAAAAAATATAATAGACACATGCCAGTAGCATGTGTTTTTTTACCTTTACATTATTCGCAAAACCGTCGGATATATGTCAGGTGACAACACCTCTTACGGAAATATGCCTTTTATGATGATAAATAAAACAAAGCAGTTTACAATACTTGGTGTCGTGCTCGCCACGCTCATTGCGACGACGGGCTGGCAATTTGCGGCAAAAGAAAATAAGGCATCGAAGCCCAATATCGTGCTGATCAACCTCGATGACCTGGGTTACGGCGACGTGGGTGCGTACGGAGCCACGGCTTTGCAGACGCCGAATATGGATCGGATCGCGAATGGCGGCATTCGTTTTACAAATGGTTATGCCACTTCGTCGACCTGCACGCCGAGCCGGTTTGCACTGGTAACCGGCGTTTATCCCTGGCGTAACAAGGACGCGAAGATCTTGCCCGGTGATGCCCCGCTGCTGATCGATACAGCCCAGATGACCATTCCCAAAATCCTTAAAAAAGCGGGTTATGCGACGGGTATCGTAGGGAAATGGCACCTTGGTCTAGGCAATGGCAACACAGATTGGAACCAGGAAATTAAACCCGGCCCCAACCAGCTCGGTTTTGATTACTCCTACATTTTAGCTGCAACCCAGGATCGCGTACCAACCGTTTACATTGAAAACACCCGCGTAGTCGGCCTTGATGCTAATGATCCGATACAGGTGAGTTACAAAGAAAATTTTCCGGGCGAGCCGACAGGGAAGGATAACCCCGATTTATTAAAAATGAAGTGGCATCATGGTCACGATCAGAGCATTACGAATGGAATTTCCCGCATTGGTTACATGAAGGGCGGTGCAAAAGCCAAATGGAACGATGAAGAAATGGCTGATCTTTTCCTGACCAAGGCACAGCAATTTATTACCGAGCATAAATCGAAGCCATTTTTCCTGTACTACGCCATGCAGCAGCCGCACGTGCCGCGCACGCCTAATCCACGCTTCAAAGGCGTAACCGGCCTGGGGCCCAGAGGCGACGCAATTGCCGAAGCCGACTGGTGCCTGGGCGAGTTGCTGAAAACGCTCGAAAAAGAAGGAGTGCTGGAAAATACACTGATCATCTTCACCAGCGATAACGGCCCGGTGGTCAATGACGGTTACCACGACGAAGCAGTTGAAAAACTGGGAAATCACAAGCCCGCAGGCCCATTACGCGGCGGGAAATACAGTTTATTCGAAGCGGGCGTGCGGGTGCCGTTTATGACTTACTGGAAAGGCACGATCAAGCCAGCAGTTTCCGATGCAGTTGTTTGTCAGCTCGATTTGCTGAGCTCGCTGGCGCATTTGGCAGGGGAGGAAGTGAAAGGTTTGGATAGTCAGAATTACCTGGATGTGTTTTTGGGTAAAAGCAAAAAAGGAAGGAACGAGCTTATTATTGAAGCCAGTTCACGCACAGCGTTGCGGCAGGGTGATTTTGTGATGATACCGCCTTACGACGGTCCGGCGGTGAACAAACAGGTTAATATCGAATTGGGAAATGCAAAAGAATATCAGTTGTACAATGTGAAGAAAGATATTGGTCAGCAAAATAATCTGGCAAAGTCGCAGCCCGAAAAGTTGAAGCAATTAATCACCGCTTACGGCCAGTTGCAAGAAGGTAATTCAAAAATAAAGGTTGAAAATCTTAAACTCGAATAGCAGCAGTGGATGAAAAAATAAGACACTTTCGAAAGCTGCTTGATTACATACTGATCGCCATGAGCATCATTTGCTCCATGGTGGTTGTTTTTCACTTGGGCTATAATACCGACCCAGACATCGAGCATATGACGAACCGTATACTCGAATGGTGTTTTTTCTTTTTTGCCCTGGCATTGGCTGCGAAGACATTCACAGCATTTAAGAGCAAATCCTCTGTCATTTCAAGGGTAGGCGAGGCGTTGCTGCTTTTCTATTTTCTTGCCGTTATCATTGCCGACAGCTATCATTTTTCTGCGACCGATGGCACCGAACTTGTCAAGCCGGAGTGGATGTACCTGGGCATTTTTGCCATTTTGATCATTGAAATTTCAAAGCAGACGCTGTTTTTCGACAAGTTCTATTTCAATCCGACACTGCTTTTCGTTCTGAGCTTTTTGGCGTTGATACTGGTCGGCACGGCACTGTTACTGCTTCCTAAAACGACCCATCATCAGCAACTTAGTTTTGTAGATGCGCTTTTTCTGGCAACGAGTGCAGTTTGCATTACCGGTTTGTCAGTGGTTGATATTGCGGGCGAATTTACCCGCTTCGGCCAGACGATCCTGCTGGTGCTGGTTCAGATCGGCGGGTTGGGAATCATGACATTCACGGGCTTTTTTGGCTACTTTTTCTCAGGTGGATTTTCGTACAAAAACCAGCTGATGTTTACCGAGCTCATTGGCGAGAACAAGGTAAGCTCGGTGATTTCTACTTTATATAAAATTATCCTTGTTACCTTCTTTTTTGAAATACTGGGTGGCTTTTTCATTTATCTGAGCCTCGACCCCGCACAATTCGATGACCGGGCCGAGCAGCTTTATTTCACCATTTTTCATGCCATAACAGCCTTCTGTAATGCAGGCTTTTCCACGTTGCCTGATGGGCTGAACAACGAAATGGTCCGTTTTAATTATGAGCTGCATCTATCCATTATCGGGCTTTATGTAATGGGCGGGCTTGGTTTCGGGATCATTTTTAATTCATATGAATTCATCCGGCGCTGGGTTTTTAACATTTATCATAAGGCCAGATATGGCCGCCATTTTCTGCACAGGGCACGCATAATCGCCTTTAATTCCAAAATAATAGCCTACACCAGCTTTTTTCTGATCCTCTTTGGGTTCATCCTGGTTTTTATTTTGGAATACAAACACACGCTCCGTGCGCATGAAAGCCTTTACGGCAAGATGGTCACTGCCTTATTTATCGGCACCAGCCCGCGCTCGGCAGGTTTTAATACCGTGATGATCAGCGGACTGGCTTTTCCTACTGTAATGCTGATCTTTCTGCTGATGTGGATCGGGGCGGCTCCGGGCTCAACCGGAGGAGGCATTAAGGTGACTACATTCGCGCTTGCCACCCTCAATATTGCTATGCTGGCGAAGGGGAAGGATAGTATAGAGATTTTTGGGAGAAAAGTATCCGATGATTCCGTCTCGAGGGCGCTGGGCATCATTTCCCTGTCGCTTATTTTCCTCGGCGCAGCCATATTTATGCTAACGGTTACGGATCCCGATAAAAACCTGCTGTCCCTGGCATTTGAAACCTTTTCAGCTTACAGTACAACCGGGCTGAGCCTTGGTGTAACCCCGCAATTGAGTAATGCAGGGCGGTTGGTGATCATTTTAACTATGTTTGTCGGCCGGGTAGGCTCGCTCACATTGCTGGTGGCATTTATCAGAAAGTCAAAACCAACAGATTACCGGCTGCCGGCAGAGCAAATGAACTTTTAAAACGGAATCTTATGAAGTATATCATATTTGGACTCGGAAGCTTTGGAAAATCACTGGCTATTCGCCTGACGGAACTTGGCCACGAAACGATCGGGGTAGACAGTAATATGCAGAAAGTGGAGCAGCTGAAAGATCGCATCACGCATACGGTGTGCATGGATTGTACGGATAAAAGTGCAGTGAGCTCACTCCCGCTGAAAGATGCGGACTCGGTGATCGTTGCCATCGGGGAGGACGAAGGCGCGTCGCTGCTGGCAACAGCGCTGCTCAAACAGCTCGGCGTTAAAAAGATCATCGGCCGGGTCGTTTCGGATCTGCAGAAAACGGTTTTGGAGGCGATGCAGATTGAAGAATACATTCTTCCCGAAGAGGAATCGGCCGAAAGACTGGCCATGCGCCTGGATAATTCCGGCATCGTGGATTCCTTCAAAGTTTCCGAAAAATACAGCATTATCGAAACCCGTGTCCCGGAACGATATATAGGCATGACACTTGCAGAGGCGGATCTAACCAATCGCTATAATGTGATTGTACTCACGGTGCTTACCCTTTCCAAAGAGTCAGAAAATGGGCTGGCCAAAATCTTTAAAAGGGCCTCCGGCATCGCGACACCTAACACCGTAATGCATGAAAATGAAGTGCTGGTCCTGTTTGGGGAATTAAAAGATATTGAAACGCTCATGCATTAAGCGCGGCCAGCCATATAATTTTATTCAGCTCGCAAACTGGTAACGGGGTTCAGCCATGCAGCCTTGATCGCTTGAAAACTAACCGTGAGCATGGCTATGGATGTGGCTGCTACGCCGGACACCGCAAAAATCCACCAGCTGAGCCCGGTGCTGTATGCGAATGTTCCGAGCCAGTTGCTCAAAGCCCACCATGCGAGCGGGGAGGCAAGTAGCATTGCAACCAGGACTTTTGCTTAATCCGACGCTTCACATACATTTTTGAAAAACATATTAATCCGGTCGTAAAATGACTCGGATATCCGGTTGATATCGATTGGATACTCGGTTTGCAGGTTTTCTGGTTTTCCGTACATTTTATATGCATCTTTTGCGGTTGCAAGGTTTTCTCTCACTGCCGGAATGTTGGTATACCTATCCAGAACCGGCGCAATCACAAGCAACGGACGCGGTGCAATACGGGAAATGATTTCGGGGTAATCCACTACGGAATGAGCGGGATTTTCAGCGTACCATCCTAGTTTTGGAATCAACCCGTGCGCATGCGAAAGGGTCCTGATGCTTTCATATCTGCTGTTTGAGACACGCAGCGGAGAAAATGCTGCAACCGTGACCAGCCCGGCCACTCTTCTGTCCTTCGCTGCTGTAAACAAGGCTACTTGTCCTCCCAGCGTATTTCCCAAAAGGAATATCTTGTTTTTATCTATATTTTCAAAAGTTTCCAGGGCATCAATGCATGCCCGCGTATCACTCACCATTTTTCCCATTTTCGACCATTCCGGGTAACGCGAATAGAAATGCTGCGCTTCTTTCATGCGTGTTCCAAATCCAAATAAATCGATGGCCATCACAGCGAAACCGTTGTCTGTCAGGGATTGAAAAAGCCGGCTGTTTCCTTGTCGCTCTGCGGAATAACCATGTGCATATCCGTGCGCATAGGCGAATTCATGCAGGTAAATGATAACCGGTATTTTTCCATTCGCGCGCGTTTTTTTATTCCCTGCTGCGTCGGTCGGATAATAGATTGTGGCTGCTACATGGTCGCTAAGCGCGGTATATGGGCCAATGTGCTCAGATTTTGTGTTTTTAACGATTGGTCGGCCGGTAATTTTGTCCATCCAATCCACGCGGGACGGATCTGTGGGAGCCACTATGGACGGTTTTGCGCCGGACGGCTCTTTACCTAAAAGCCAATCGATGCTTTCCGCTATTCTCTCTTCCTGCTCTTTGCGTTTTCTCTGATCCTCATAAATTTTAAAATGAAGGGGTTTTCCGGACAAAGCTTCCGTTTTCTCTGCGGCGCGGGTAGCCGCCCATTTCTCAAAATCATAGTCAAAGTTTAAGGTCGTATTCCAGGGAATGTTATTTCTTTTAAAACTTGCATCAAGAAAATCGATGCATTGCTCCACATCTCTTGCCGCCACTGCGTGTTCACCCATCCGGGGAGCAAGCGCTATGTTGTTTGCAACACCCATAAAGGCAAAGACTTTTTTGGCAGAGTGATACGACTGCTCGTTGGCCCACGGATTGAGTTGCTGCTCAACGGTCGAATATTGAAAAAGGATATGCCTCGGGGCCATCAGCGCGATCAGCAAATTTTGATCGATGGGTAATTTATCCTCCCGGCCAAAGAAAAAACGCAGTCTCGGATGAAACCAGTGCGCTGCGTTGGAGGCGATATCGTCGAGGGTCTGATTCACATATTGAGGATCGCTCATACGCCATGGCGTGATGCCTCCCGTGCCGCAACTGCTGGCAACTACTGCGGCAATGCGGTCGTCAAATGCACTGGCCCATAACGCCTGCTTCCCGTTGCGGGAATGTCCGGTAATCGCAATTTGTTTTGGATTGATTTCTTTGCGCGTTACCAGGTAATCTATCACACGGGATGCTCCCCAAGCCCGGCGCATCAATGCCGTGAAATCATATTCGGGGTAAAGTGATTGGTAAGCCTGTGTGTCATCTTTACTGTCGGCTCCGGCATATACACAGGCTACATAGCCTCTCCTGAGTGCGAGTTGTGCCCAGTTCCGATGGGTCCATTGCGTCATGTAAACGGGGAATGGCCCTTTTCCACCAGGTATCATCAGTTCAAAGCTCATTTTGGCTTTGTAGCCGGGCCCGAACGATAGTTCTATCATTTGAATTTTTGTGGAACCTTCTGTACGCTCACTAAGAATTCTGACTTTAAAATCGCTGGGTGCAGGAGGCCGCATTCCGGATACCCAGTATTGAAATTGTTCTTTTATCCAATCTCGTCTTTGATCCCACTCACCCCGGGTTTTAATGTGCTGCTTCTTTCCATCTTTTTCAGTGATCAGTGGTTCGGGTAAAAAGGGGTAGGAGCGTAGTTGTTCGAAATCCGGGGGTAACTCGCCCGTTCTTTTTTGCCACTCGAGCCATGTGCTGTCCAGGTCCGTCACCCGACGACTAATCGGGTGACGGTGGTCCGACGACTGGTTAATAAGAAGCGATTCTTTAAGATATTGCTTTCGCCTTTCCTCCACGGTTTGTCCATGAGCAGTAAGGGCAGAAATAATCAGGAGAAACACAACTTGACATTTCATTAGGATGATGATAAGGGTTTAGGATGTCCTTATTATTTGTGTTCGGCGAAATATTAAAAGGTATAATGCGGGTTTTGTTCCAAAGCCTTATTCTTGTCCCAGGCTTCACGCGGAATCGGGAACAGGATGGGCACGGTGGCTAACCATGGTTTTTTATCAATTTCGAGCTCAGCAACATTTGGGCGGTTTGCCTTTACAAAGGAAATGAAACGTCCCCGGCGGTTCAGGTCAGAGAATGCACCAACCGGTTCCCAGATAAATTCCATTCGTCTTTCATAGAATATAGCATCCAGAACGGCTTCTTTACTTAGAGCGATCGATTTTGGGGTCAGACCTGCACGGCTTCTAATCCGGTTAACCAATTTCATAGCTTCCTGCGACTGACCTGTTTCATTCAATGCTTCGGCGTAGTTGAGCAGCACCTCGGCAAAACGGATAACCGGCGTATTCACACCGCTGTTGGTAAGCGCGGGAGCTTCCCAGTATTTGGTAACAATGTATCCGGTCCTGGACCAACCAGCGGGCACATTAGCAGGCATTACGAAGGCAGCAATATCCTGATGCGCTTCGCCAGGGCCAATGATCACATCCCAGTAGCGGCTGTCTTTTATTTTGCCTGAGGCGTCCTTTTCAAAAGCATTTACCCAATGTTTTTGAGGCACAAAATTGCTCCATGCGGCGCTGCCCGTATAAGCGGATGGTGCTCCCCGCGGAGCGGTTCTTTTGACCAGATTGTTACCTTCCGCGTCCACAGAAGTACGGAACTGCGTCGAGAATAATATTTCCTTATTGTTCTCATTTGTTTCGCGGAACACATCCCGAAACTTTGGA
Coding sequences:
- a CDS encoding RagB/SusD family nutrient uptake outer membrane protein, giving the protein MKKFIKYISIFVATLTMVSCGDSFLTLKPLDILTDANFFLTESDAQASLTGIYAILQREETFSNVRDAADIEWAMAGDMYEMDGSANRIELHSLSLPSNNTILRDVYQGAYQGIGRANIVIGRVSKMENLDPAVKANIIAQAKFLRSLFYYRLVSYWGGVPLITEELNASSNLEIPRSSAAEVWALIEADLKEAAAVLPATWADANIGRATKTAALGYLVKAALWQQKWADAVKYSEDILATNAHDLLPKFRDVFRETNENNKEILFSTQFRTSVDAEGNNLVKRTAPRGAPSAYTGSAAWSNFVPQKHWVNAFEKDASGKIKDSRYWDVIIGPGEAHQDIAAFVMPANVPAGWSRTGYIVTKYWEAPALTNSGVNTPVIRFAEVLLNYAEALNETGQSQEAMKLVNRIRSRAGLTPKSIALSKEAVLDAIFYERRMEFIWEPVGAFSDLNRRGRFISFVKANRPNVAELEIDKKPWLATVPILFPIPREAWDKNKALEQNPHYTF
- a CDS encoding alpha/beta fold hydrolase; translated protein: MKCQVVFLLIISALTAHGQTVEERRKQYLKESLLINQSSDHRHPISRRVTDLDSTWLEWQKRTGELPPDFEQLRSYPFLPEPLITEKDGKKQHIKTRGEWDQRRDWIKEQFQYWVSGMRPPAPSDFKVRILSERTEGSTKIQMIELSFGPGYKAKMSFELMIPGGKGPFPVYMTQWTHRNWAQLALRRGYVACVYAGADSKDDTQAYQSLYPEYDFTALMRRAWGASRVIDYLVTRKEINPKQIAITGHSRNGKQALWASAFDDRIAAVVASSCGTGGITPWRMSDPQYVNQTLDDIASNAAHWFHPRLRFFFGREDKLPIDQNLLIALMAPRHILFQYSTVEQQLNPWANEQSYHSAKKVFAFMGVANNIALAPRMGEHAVAARDVEQCIDFLDASFKRNNIPWNTTLNFDYDFEKWAATRAAEKTEALSGKPLHFKIYEDQRKRKEQEERIAESIDWLLGKEPSGAKPSIVAPTDPSRVDWMDKITGRPIVKNTKSEHIGPYTALSDHVAATIYYPTDAAGNKKTRANGKIPVIIYLHEFAYAHGYAHGYSAERQGNSRLFQSLTDNGFAVMAIDLFGFGTRMKEAQHFYSRYPEWSKMGKMVSDTRACIDALETFENIDKNKIFLLGNTLGGQVALFTAAKDRRVAGLVTVAAFSPLRVSNSRYESIRTLSHAHGLIPKLGWYAENPAHSVVDYPEIISRIAPRPLLVIAPVLDRYTNIPAVRENLATAKDAYKMYGKPENLQTEYPIDINRISESFYDRINMFFKNVCEASD